The Geotrypetes seraphini chromosome 6, aGeoSer1.1, whole genome shotgun sequence genome includes a window with the following:
- the KCNE3 gene encoding potassium voltage-gated channel subfamily E member 3 — MVDSLYENLQYMLNALNRTLISVQCQHGQSVNQTQSTKGQASSKNDYAFLYILFVMILFAITVGSLILGYTRSRKVEKRSDPYNQYIKNKRISVI, encoded by the coding sequence atggtggacagtCTGTATGAGAATCTCCAGTACATGCTGAATGCATTGAACAGAACATTAATCAGTGTGCAGTGCCAGCATGGTCAAAGCGTCAACCAGACACAATCCACCAAAGGCCAAGCAAGCAGTAAGAATGACTATGCTTTCTTGTACATCCTCTTTGTGATGATCTTGTTTGCGATTACTGTGGGAAGTTTAATTCTGGGATACACCAGGTCAAGGAAGGTGGAGAAAAGGAGTGACCCCTACAATCAGTATATTAAGAATAAGCGGATATCTGTGATTTGA